A window of Oryza glaberrima chromosome 2, OglaRS2, whole genome shotgun sequence genomic DNA:
ATCGCGCGCCCCCAAATCTGCAACCGAAACGAGCACAACCCGCGTCAGATTCCGCCACCCTTTTCCGCAATTTGACACGCGTGAAGGAAAGCGAAGAGGGATCCGGTCACCTCGCCTCGGCTGGGGACGccggattcggcggcggcggcggcggagggatcgcgggggaggggaggaggcgtcgGCGGGGGAGGCAGGATTCTTTGCCagaagagagatagagataccATACCAGCCACTAAAAGGCGCTGCTCTTTTGCCAAATGGACCTCCGCATTTGTTGGTTTTACATGCAAGTCCATCAAGAGGAGTTTTTGTTACGCAAACGAACCCCCTCAGCTCCGATCTTAGGTTTTCGCCGGTGGCGGAGCCAAGAGATGTCGTGAAGCCTGGATAAGTACTAGCGTTTTCTGGTAATCGACTAATCTTTTCGGACATCGGAGACTATCTACAATGGAGACCCTAGTTGCAGAGCCTGGGCAGCCATCCAAACTGCTCGGGAGCTACCTTTGCCGCTGGTTGTCATAAAATGTACACCTAAGTTTTTAGGTTTTGTCTTTGTAAATGTGTGAAGCAAATAAAACCCTAAAATAAGCTACATTGAAGATTGTTGGACTAGAGTTAATGGTTTTTTTTGTGTTGaagatagttttttttcatgataATACCGTATCATGTGACGTTAGTATGTTGTAGATTATTTGTAGTTAAATTTTTCACACATTATCCTTATTTCTGGTATGACTTGTCGTAATTAGAGAAATATTGCATGTTTTTAAATTAAAGTTGTATATGTTCAACTCTACATCACATTATTCCCCTTGTATTGTTTTTGAACACCACTTAGCTGAGGGGTTTAAAGTtggatataaaaaaaacaccttaTTGTTATCTCCTCAGTCGCACTAGAATACATTTTTTATGACTAAATCATATGCACAAATGCATCACAACAACACATATTAGTGaagtcccttttttttcccttttgaacgatactcccttcgtcccataatataaaagattttggatggatgtaaCACATCTTAgcacaatgaatctggacagatcgtctgttcagattcattaaACTGTATATATCACATCTACtcataatcccttatattatgggacggagcaAGTAAAAGTAAAGCGGACATGTTTGTTAGTTGCAAATTTTGCACCCCGTAGTTCTAAACTAAACCATCCCATCTTGCTCATGTACCATAGAAAGTTGTATCTTGTTTAGTAGCTCATACATGGATATTCCTGGACAGTTTGATCAGAAAATTATGCGCCTTTTACAGGCCATAACAACTAAAACTACACAATTTCCATACAATTTTCGccgaaaacaaaataaaactgtATGGATCAGTTTCCCGAAATACCCCATCTTAGAGGTGCTAAACTGCAAACCGCTGCGAGAACTGCAGAGAAAAACGCCACCCCGACCACGCGAACTGGGCTCTGATATCCATACATCCCCACCCAGTACATCACCGACACAACGGACCCACGAAAGGTCGGGCCCACCGCACATAGACACACAGGGATGGGTGTAGCGCCCGGTGGGCCCGCGGCGACAGTGACGTCGTCTGGGTTGGGGGGTGACGTGGTTTTGGGCAGACGGCGGGTGGGTGATCTTTTTGCAGGGTTAAGTTTAAGGGGATAAGATAATGATTCACGCCATGTGATTAGTACAGCTCGAGGGAATATTTAATCAAACCCCAAGTGGATCCTGGCCCCATCTGCCCAACTTGCAAATTTAAAATGTCTTTATCGTGGAACAActttatatattttctcttttttttggcgaAGGGCTTTAGGCCCTTTTTTTGAATCAGAGATCCGGCAAGAAATTTCATATAAGTTGTATAGAACAATTCATGTTTACACTTTAGAGCTCGAAAAGATTGACGGAGCCgttatatttgcaaatgaaatgtaatttgtgaataaaattttttatatacgtgttcttaataatctaaaagaaaaatcagctctaaatttaacgttaaaaatttaaattttggctgataagaaTAAGCATAAGTGAAGAGATGGGGCCGGAAGCTTTCAAAATTCTAGAACAAAATGGCCTAGTGCATgaatattttggaaaaaaaattaacaccTGAACCATCAGAAAAATTCCCTCAAAGTTTATATTGCTATAATTCAATTCCGGTGATTTTATATCGTGATCAATTGTGcctgtattttttatattgtatTCCCTCATTCTAAAATACGTACCTCCATGTTACCACAAGTGAATCACATCATCCATTCTTTAATGCCTACTAAACAAATAAAaatctcaacatgcaagcatagcaTTTATTAGTACTCCTAGATTCTATATGCAAGCATGTCACACCAACCATTAAACACACATGTTAAACATACAAGCATATAGTAATAATATCTatgatttatttcattctaaaattaaacatacacatgctaatACACCATTctcaaattagtttcataatatttcaatctaaaTCATATCATCATTTCTCCGAAGCGCGGGCATCATCTGATTTTATTAGCGTTCAAGATCCACGCTCTACCCATATTATCCCTTAATTCCATCAACCTCTATGTATCTTTAAACATTTCACTTCAATCCTTAACTCTTCTAAACACTCACAGTTAAACTAAAATATATGTACTGTCTTATCTATTTATCTCTATTTCATCATTCTTGTGctctaaatttatatatgtctagatttattaacatcaatatgaatgtgaaaaatgttagaatgattacattgtgaaacggagggagtagttgttttATCGAATTACTCTTGTCAACCCAAAAATATCTATATCTAAATATATACGTTAACTATGTCAGTAACTTATACCAGATTAATTGGGAAAAATTGAACACTTTGGCAAATCCAAAGTGAACTTTCGAACACCGAAGAATTGCGATTTCAAATGTTTTTCACACGATTTTCCTTTTCAAAGGAGCAGTAGTAGTAACAGCTACCTGACCGGTGGGCCCGGGCATCCGGATCAGATCAAACCGAAaccaaaatcccaaaaaaaaaaaaaaaaacacgaggcGCAGGCGAAGCCCACGTGGACGAACACCCTCCTCCCCCCGacgaccgccggccgccgccgttaTCATGCCccccggcggcgggggcgccgtCTTCCTCGGAGTCGACGTCGGCACCGGCAGCGCTCGCGCAGGCCCGTCATCCTATCCCCCCCcactttgaagtttgaaccCCCACCTCTTCTTCGCTTTGAGATAGTCGCATATGCGTTTCTGGATTTAGCTGTTCAGTGGTAGTGGAgatgcttttgtttttttggagtGCGGAATTCGGAATCGGAGAAGAAATTGAATGTCCAGTGATGAGGAAAGTTGATTGTTTCGTCGtctgaaaaattaaaaagagaaaacGATAGGTTTCATGGGGAAAATGGTAGTAGGAATTATGCGAGAATTTGCTGTGGTGGAAGGGGGATATTGCAGGGATACGTGTTCAGTGAATTTATTTCCTACAGTGGACGTGTTTAAAATTCAGTTGGTGTATGCACAAGAGGCATGAACTTGCTAATATGTTCTTAATTTAAATTCATTCAGGTCTCTTTGATGAGAAGGGTAAGCTGCTGGGGTCGGCGAGCAGTCCTATACAGATATGGAAGGAGAAGGACTGCATTGAGGTTGAGGAGATTATGTTCTAATCCATCCGATGTATTGCATGATACTGAGTTGTACTGTATTGCTAATTCTGGactgtttttgaacttttcatcaCCAGCAATCATCAACAGACATATGGCATGCCGTGTGTGCTGCGGTAAAACACGCGTGCTCTCTGGCAAATGTTGCGCCTGAGAATGTTGTCGGACTTGGCTTCGCCGCTACTTGTTCTCTTGGTTTGCTCTTATCTCCGTAGTAGATGCTTGCATGACTTGTCAAGGATTTCATTGGCTTGATCAAACGGGATGCTGCTTGCAGTTGCTGTTGATGCTGATGGTTCCCCTGTTTCTGTTTCTTGGACTGGTGATGCGAGGAGGAACATCATCGTGTGGATGGACCATAGGGCTGTAGACCAAGCTGAGCGAATCAATGCTCGCAATTCGCCGGTATTGCAATACTGTGGTGGGGGTGTTTCCCCAGAAATGCAAGCCCCAAAGGTAATCGGTGTCCTTTCATTGCTCATGCATATGATACTTCAATTGTTGTACTAGTTTTTAGCTTCCTGTTCCACCCATTAGTAAAAACTGCTGAACATGCTCCTGTCGACCGTTGTATTCATTGCCTGGTTGCACTTAGTTGTCAGTTGTTGGGCTGCATATTAGAAAACTGAATGGTCCAATCAGGGAACAAGTGCTAGGACAAACACTGGTAGGGAAAAACCTAACATTAAAATGCTAAAGACCTCCATGCGTGGTGACAATTTAGCATATGCATAGTTTCTGTGTGGAACATATCAACTTTTTGAAGGTTTGATGGAAAGTGGTGTCATGCCCACTTCTCTTGCTGGCCTTAGTAAAGCTTTTCTCTTGACCACAATGCTCACTTGTTTATGTTACTGAAGTCCAATCATTTTTGCTTCTTCACCAAATTTGCTCTATGAGAATGGAGGTGGCGTTAATCATGTGATGGGCATGGATAGTGATTTAGATTCAGTCACTATTTTTTAGGATGGGATTAGTTATTAAAATTGCTATGAATACATATGCGTAGTTTGGCCTTTTCACAATTTTGTACTGAGAAATGGGGAGGCACTTATATTGATGTGCATTATCTGATTGTACAGCTCTTATGGGTAAAGGAAAATCTGCAAGAGTCGTGGTCAATGGTATGTAGGTGGATGGACCTCAGTGATTGGTTAGCATATAGGTGAGAGTTCTGGATATAATTTGTGtggttctttttttctcattacATATGTATTGACTTGTAGCATGTTCTGTTTTGGCAATCCTTTTTTAGAGCGACCGGCGATGACACACGCAGCTTATGCACAACTGTTTGCAAATGGACATATCTTGGGCATGCACACATGGAACAATGGAAGGAATCAGATTCACGTGATATGGAAGCATGTGGATGGGATGAAGTCTTTTGGGAAGAAATAGGCTTGGGAGACCTTGTTGAAGGAAATCATGCAAAAATAGGTTGAGTGCTTACACTTTCTCCATTTGGTGCTAAATCGTCATACCATTTCATGATTTTCAGATACAGACTAATTTTCTACGCAAACCAAACAGGACGCAGTGTTGCATTTCCTGGCCATCCTCTGGGTTCTGGGTTGACAGCTACTGCTGCCAAGGCAAGCAACTAGTCTGCTCATTTTCTAAAAGTGATGTTATTAAAGTTGAATTATGTGAaatgcactatttttttttcttattatctaGGTCACCAAGTTTGTTGCCTACTGTTCTTATGTTGGAAGAAATGTCTGAAGTTATTTCtcagtatttattttttatgtttgtttccTCCAATTCTCAGGAGTTAGGTTTGCGTCCTGGGATTCCTGTTGGAACTTCACTAATTGATGCTCATGCTGGTGGTGTTGGAGTCATGGAAAGTGTGCCAGATGCAGAATCTAAAGCTGACAGTCAGTGTTGGTTTATCTGTATTTTTCTAAAGAAATCAGTTCTAGAACTTTATATTCATGTGTTGTGAAACATTTCTATTTCAGCGTctgatgaatctgatgaacaagctATATGCCACCGCATGGTCTTGGTTTGTGGGACATCTACATGCCATATGGCTGTCTCAAAGAACAAACTGTTTATCCCTGGTGTCTGGGGGCCATTTTGGTCTGGTACAGTTTCCTtctcggatcacatatttactTCCACTCCATACAGTTCTTGCCAGGATCTCTGTTATTTTGTTTCCGTACTTGATTTTCTGCTATTGTTGGTGAGCATGGTCAATAATTGTTATCATGATTTCATATTCAGCAATGGTTCCTGAGTTTTGGCTCACGGAAGGTGGCCAAAGTGCAACTGGTGCTCTACTTGATTACATTGTTGAAAACCATGTTGCTGCTCCTCTTCTTGCTAATCATGCTGCTTCTCAAAGTAAGTATCATGCCTTTTCATGCTTACTGAAGCATGCAATTGTGTAATTTTAGTTGTTATGACCTGTAAAAGGCGCATAATTTTCTGTTCGAACTGTCCAGGAATATCCATATATGAGCTACTGAACAAGATACTATTTTCTATGGCACATGagcaaaatatttcttttatttcttccCTGACTCAAGACATCCATGTCCTCCCAGATTTTCATGGAAATAGGTAAGAGTTCATCACACATCCAGTGAGTAAGACAGACTATCTAGGTCACTTTTTTGCAGATTTCCTGTGCAACACACAAGTAACTCAGACAAGGCCAATCACAGTTTCTCTTTTACTATTCTGAATCTCAACCGTCTGTAGTGAAAAATGAAACTTTGATTCTGGCATGTACAGCTATTATTTCTTTCAGGTGGTGAAAACTGTGGTTATACATGTTAACATTTATACGTGTAGTTACAAAAGTTGCTAGAAAgtgtttctcttttcttttcaccTTGAATATACGTACAAAGCAAATAATATGGCATCAGTACAGCTTTTGCTAAAAGTTAATGCTGCACCAGCATTGTGGCATGGATACTTTTTATGAGATGCACACTATTTGTTCATTCTCTCCCCTCAATTTTGACATGCGAAATGGAGATGGGATGAAAGTGATTGATAAAATTCAccatgctctctctctctctctctctctctctctctctctctctctggcttTACACACTGAGGCATTCTTTCAATGCAGTTTACTTGACTGCACTGTTTATAATGGTTAGGTCTCCTTTGGCTGATCCAAAATCCAAAGGAATCATATGTGGCTTCACACTTGATACAAGTGAGAAGCACTTGGCGCTTCTTTATCTAGCAACAATTCAAGGCATTGCTTATGGTACTCGTCATATTGTGGAGCATTGCAATGCTCATGGGCACAAGGTATTTATTTGCTATGAAGAGTTCCAAAATGAATTTGATCTGATGGCATATATTTAAAGGCCTAGAATATGATATCTTTTTCTTCATGTGTCATAGATCGATACTCTTCTTGCTTGTGGCGGACTTGCGAAGAATTCCTTGTATATCCAAGAGCACGCAGATATAACTGGCAAGTTTCCTTGTACAGTTGTACTACAGTTATCCATCTCAATTCCCTCATTTCTTGatctatgaatttggacatatacTTGACAGGATGTCCAATAATACTTCCTAGAGAGAATGAGTCTGTGCTTTTAGGAGCTGCTGTCCTGGGTGCTGTTGCTGCAAAGAAGTTTCCAGGTGTTCGCGACGCAATGAAAGCACTGAATGCGGCCGGGAAGGTATTCCCAAGTCCCAACACATCTTGGTCTCAACCTTTGTACTAGTAACTGGGATCATCTTTTATTTATAGTATTCTTAAACAACCTGCATACATTCCGCTCTTAATTTGAATAATGCTTTCTTTGCTGGTTTTACCTTTTGTAGGTTGTATATCCATCTTCAGATCCTAGGGTAAAGAAATACCATGATGCAAaatatcagatattcagatccCTGTATGAGCAACAACTCTCCCATCGCTCAGCTATGGCACAGGCATTGCAGTAGGGGCTTATGACCAGTTGACCACTTCCAGTGACCACTGAGCTGCCCATTCATTTATCTTGTGAAAACACCGTATTATGTTGCCATGTTCTCTTGGGTCATTGACATCTCATATGCCAAATTCCATGTTACGTGATCAAACTGATGATACAATGTATAAACAGTAGAAGGCAATAAGATCCTTCAGAAATGTGATGTTGGTTAGAAAAGCACAATAATGAAAATTGTAAGTTCAGGGGGAAAAAATCCAATAAATGGAAATGGCTTGCATGTTCCCTTTGCATGCAACATGTTTTGTTTATCATACAGTTGAAGGTACAAGTTACAACACGTCAGCACCAGCATTTACGGCACAAGGGCGATGAATGACTTTAGTCCTGTTTATCATCACCTTTTTTTCAGGTCACCACTCACCAGTTGCCCGGTAGGCACTCTTGTTTGCTCCTGAACTCCTTGAGTTTGTGATAATTGAAGATTCATTGATTCATCTACTCATAGAACATAACTTGATTAATCACACTCCATATCAGATGAGCTTGCAGACAGCTGTCCACCATTAAGCAAGCTTGATAGGCTTCTACAGAACTGCAAGTTGACATCATATGCATCGCATTTCCGTTCAGTAAATTGTGCATCCTACTATCTTGAGGTGAAGCCAAATTGATCTGAAACAAAATCATAACACTAACAAACCTCTTTGTATGATCTCAGATCCCCAGTTGATTTGGACACCTCGACGACGCAGTGAGCTGGTGTTACCTTGATCACCTGCAATTTCTCACTTTTCAGGTAAGCTTCAATCCCTGAGCAACAGAAAAAGGACACACTACACATGATGGAAGTGATTTCAGAAAGGATATCTCACCTCGGCCGACAGAGTAAGATCAAGATTGCTTCTTGGTAGTAATTTGCTGTCCTGAATCTCCACCTGTGACATAATGAGAATTGGACTAAAAATTTCACCTGGAATTTGATAATTTCATTGGAGAAACTGAAACCATATGTTGGTGAGATGAATTACCAGAGAGCTGTTCATTCTCTTCACTGCCATGCTCACATCCTTGGCTGCAACCTTGATCTTGTCGAAGGTTTCCTGTACTGGGTGTGGCGAGGCGAGCTTTGTTTTCTGCAAAACATCGGTCAATCAATCAAGGATCTTAGTTTACTGCCGTGTATTGGTGTAGGTAATTTGTGAAAGTAATCTATTCTAAAGCTTAGTGCACCTGCTCCTGGAAGAGACCTGACAAGTCAAGATCACTGCATCTCGCTATCAATTGGAAGGCATTAATGAATCGGTCAGTTTCTGCCGTCATCTCTTCAGTTTCCTTTACCTAGATACAAGGGCAATCTTAGCAACTACCAACAGGAAAGACTGGTTGAGAGGTAAGAACTACTAGAATGGAGTAAGTTCCAAACTGTATCAAATTACCTCTGTGTTGTGACTGCTATCACTGTCTGTGCTGGCCTCTTCAATaacatcacaatcatcatcattctcaatcctTGCTGATGGATTGCAGTGATCTTGGAGCCACTTATCATCAAAAATATCGCTTATCTTTGCTCTCTGAAGAACATTTAAGGTATGGTGTTATCAGCAAAATAAAGGTCGGCAACCATCCAATGCTTACATAGTGCTACATAAGTATTTATCATAGCTTACTGTTATAGGAGATGGATCCAGTATCCTGATTATAATCTTCTTCTGAGGGACACTGAGCCATTGTGGGAAAACAAACTGAGCTCGAGATATCTTTCAAGAGAAATATTTTCAGTTAGGACATCTGAAATCAGTAACAGACAGTAGAGTAAAAGGCGGTATCGTATTCGGATGTTTACCCTTCTGTACAAGTTTGTTAAGCTGCAGTCTTGAAATGGTAGATAACCAGCAAGAAGTTCAAACAGGATCACACCACAAGACCAGACGTCTGCAGCTGCCCCATCATAACTCTTGTGCTGAATCACCTGTCAAACAATCTGAATCATAAGTTGGCAATGCAAATGACTAAAACTTCTGCAAGAAACTTGTCCTACCTCAGGAGCTACATAGCATGGTGAGCCACAAGATGTGGATAGAAACTGTCCTGGC
This region includes:
- the LOC127762939 gene encoding uncharacterized protein LOC127762939 yields the protein MPPGGGGAVFLGVDVGTGSARAGLFDEKGKLLGSASSPIQIWKEKDCIEQSSTDIWHAVCAAVKHACSLANVAPENVVGLGFAATCSLVAVDADGSPVSVSWTGDARRNIIVWMDHRAVDQAERINARNSPVLQYCGGGVSPEMQAPKLLWVKENLQESWSMVCRWMDLSDWLAYRATGDDTRSLCTTVCKWTYLGHAHMEQWKESDSRDMEACGWDEVFWEEIGLGDLVEGNHAKIGRSVAFPGHPLGSGLTATAAKELGLRPGIPVGTSLIDAHAGGVGVMESVPDAESKADTSDESDEQAICHRMVLVCGTSTCHMAVSKNKLFIPGVWGPFWSAMVPEFWLTEGGQSATGALLDYIVENHVAAPLLANHAASQRISIYELLNKILFSMAHEQNISFISSLTQDIHVLPDFHGNRSPLADPKSKGIICGFTLDTSEKHLALLYLATIQGIAYGTRHIVEHCNAHGHKIDTLLACGGLAKNSLYIQEHADITGCPIILPRENESVLLGAAVLGAVAAKKFPGVRDAMKALNAAGKVVYPSSDPRVKKYHDAKYQIFRSLYEQQLSHRSAMAQALQ
- the LOC127762940 gene encoding CBL-interacting serine/threonine-protein kinase 21, producing MGFVESIGRYRVGRTIGAGTFAKVRLAVDADTGATVAVKVIDKRMVIRNNLMYQVKREITAMKLLNHPNIVKIYEVIATKTKICLVMEYVSGGQLSDKLSYLKRLDEKEAKKYFYQLIDAVDYCHRRGVYHRDLKPENLLVDNQGNLKVSDFGLSVLKKPGQFLSTSCGSPCYVAPEVIQHKSYDGAAADVWSCGVILFELLAGYLPFQDCSLTNLYRRISRAQFVFPQWLSVPQKKIIIRILDPSPITRAKISDIFDDKWLQDHCNPSARIENDDDCDVIEEASTDSDSSHNTEVKETEEMTAETDRFINAFQLIARCSDLDLSGLFQEQKTKLASPHPVQETFDKIKVAAKDVSMAVKRMNSSLVEIQDSKLLPRSNLDLTLSAEVIKVTPAHCVVEVSKSTGDLRSYKEFCRSLSSLLNGGQLSASSSDMECD